In Candidatus Sodalis pierantonius str. SOPE, one DNA window encodes the following:
- a CDS encoding helix-turn-helix domain-containing protein → MKEDWHKADIIAALRKRGTSLAALSRAFGLSSTTLSNTLHRPWPKGERVIAEVIGVPAAEIWPSRYYDHTGALRPRKEKAKGV, encoded by the coding sequence ATGAAGGAAGACTGGCACAAGGCAGATATTATAGCTGCATTACGTAAACGCGGTACTTCCCTGGCCGCCCTGTCCCGCGCCTTTGGCTTAAGCTCCACTACGTTGTCCAACACGCTACACCGTCCGTGGCCTAAGGGGGAAAGAGTGATAGCCGAGGTTATCGGCGTGCCGGCGGCGGAGATCTGGCCGAGCCGCTACTATGATCATACCGGCGCGCTGCGGCCGAGAAAAGAAAAAGCCAAGGGCGTCTAA
- a CDS encoding helix-turn-helix domain-containing protein gives MITRPSYLDVFCRRLKQARQAKGLSQKQLGIAAGIDEFVASTRINRYEKGVHEANIQIAQHLATVLGVPLAYLYTEDDELAELMLIFLVLAKPGRGEVMNVARRQRSE, from the coding sequence ATGATCACACGACCCTCTTATCTTGATGTCTTTTGCCGGAGGTTGAAACAGGCGCGGCAGGCCAAGGGTCTCTCTCAGAAGCAGTTGGGTATTGCGGCGGGTATCGATGAATTTGTCGCCAGTACGCGTATCAATCGCTATGAGAAGGGCGTCCATGAGGCCAACATTCAGATTGCCCAGCATTTGGCAACGGTACTCGGCGTGCCACTCGCTTACCTGTATACCGAAGACGATGAGCTAGCGGAGTTGATGCTTATCTTTCTGGTGCTGGCGAAGCCGGGTCGCGGGGAAGTGATGAACGTCGCGCGCCGCCAGCGGTCAGAGTAA
- the azuC gene encoding stress response protein AzuC, translating into MTAVELMIGNKPNWSRNKMKFRNFIKKILASYLNTVKDVPPGAMM; encoded by the coding sequence ATGACCGCAGTAGAATTAATGATTGGCAACAAACCGAACTGGTCGAGGAACAAGATGAAATTCCGTAACTTTATCAAAAAAATCCTGGCGTCTTACCTGAACACCGTTAAAGATGTGCCGCCCGGCGCCATGATGTAA
- a CDS encoding RHS repeat domain-containing protein produces the protein MEVHFVYDHLDRMTRRQVRLPGQENVTTRWLFDAFNRPVNILVTSQTGAETPVELIISQQFNGLDQIVKRTLQERRGGKSLRRYESFDYSARGCLTACRYAGELSLLAVVGEQFEQVIAETFTWDALNNLTEATIHYAQPTQTGCPAEQTARYGYHHPDCPSRRTSIQYGGADARTVQLVYDPQGRLTDDGHRRRYRYDPLGRLQAVSGDGLPETFYCYDAFNRLQGQSGEDATSLHFYHGRRLTHIKHHCPTRPAQEIDRVSYVHAAGLAAVKTLSALGTDILLTATDSRGRIRRYGRKPTLHYLAWGTPAAATSSFDAACASPLPRYLPLWQGELYDTASGGYFLGSGYRLYRPDLQGFTTQDNLRVGGLTGINRYLYGRGDPINRYDPDGRLSWNAWVNYAYGAGATLMAPVVFLAAGPAGLATALTLSATQLTSSILAIAAGMLIDSIRTWPACCHCVHWVSRWPPAVLARRSRPEKPWR, from the coding sequence ATGGAAGTCCATTTTGTTTACGATCATCTCGACCGCATGACGCGCCGGCAGGTAAGACTGCCCGGTCAGGAAAACGTGACTACCCGGTGGCTGTTTGATGCTTTCAACCGCCCGGTCAATATCTTGGTCACCAGCCAAACGGGCGCGGAAACGCCGGTGGAACTCATCATTAGCCAGCAGTTTAATGGCCTGGATCAGATCGTCAAACGCACGTTGCAAGAACGCAGGGGCGGAAAGTCGTTACGGCGCTACGAAAGTTTTGACTATAGCGCGCGCGGTTGCCTTACCGCCTGCCGCTACGCCGGCGAGTTGTCGCTGCTGGCGGTGGTGGGCGAGCAATTTGAGCAGGTGATCGCCGAAACGTTTACCTGGGATGCGCTAAACAACCTTACCGAGGCGACGATACACTATGCACAACCCACACAAACCGGCTGTCCCGCCGAACAAACGGCCCGCTATGGCTACCACCATCCCGACTGCCCCTCTCGCCGCACCAGCATCCAGTACGGCGGCGCCGACGCCCGCACCGTCCAACTGGTGTATGATCCGCAAGGCCGCCTGACAGATGACGGTCATCGGCGGCGCTATCGTTACGATCCCCTTGGGCGATTGCAAGCGGTCTCCGGCGACGGCCTTCCCGAGACATTTTATTGCTACGACGCATTTAATCGGTTGCAGGGACAGAGCGGCGAAGACGCAACCTCCCTGCACTTTTATCACGGCCGCCGCTTGACGCATATCAAACACCATTGTCCCACCAGGCCGGCGCAGGAGATTGACCGGGTCAGCTATGTCCACGCCGCCGGTCTGGCGGCGGTGAAAACCCTCTCCGCGCTCGGAACGGATATTTTACTCACCGCGACGGATAGCCGCGGCCGGATCCGGCGCTACGGCCGCAAACCCACCCTGCACTACCTCGCCTGGGGCACCCCTGCTGCTGCGACGTCTTCGTTTGATGCCGCTTGCGCCAGTCCATTGCCGCGCTATCTGCCGCTGTGGCAAGGCGAATTGTACGATACGGCGAGCGGCGGCTACTTCCTCGGCAGCGGCTACCGGCTTTATCGTCCCGATCTCCAGGGCTTTACCACCCAGGATAACCTACGGGTAGGCGGTCTGACGGGGATTAACCGCTATCTTTACGGTCGCGGCGATCCTATCAATCGCTACGATCCCGATGGCCGCTTGAGTTGGAATGCCTGGGTAAATTACGCCTATGGCGCGGGCGCCACGCTGATGGCACCGGTGGTTTTCCTGGCCGCCGGTCCGGCGGGTTTAGCGACCGCGCTCACGTTATCCGCCACCCAATTGACCAGCAGCATCCTCGCTATCGCCGCGGGCATGCTGATCGACAGTATCCGCACGTGGCCGGCGTGTTGTCACTGTGTTCATTGGGTATCGCGCTGGCCGCCAGCGGTATTGGCGAGGCGATCGCGGCCAGAGAAGCCATGGCGATAG
- a CDS encoding RHS repeat-associated core domain-containing protein, which produces MLLYDSCGRLVQDHQGLRYYYDRFGHLILTLTPNHDYKFYHYDPAGRLFACGDERGETVYLYSQNRLTHVKRYTRDTPFPPQTVLDAIKKDNVPNVAGAINGLTAHINLDKRKKGLTHATLFHYGNTHALITRCERQPGWPSVLLLAADQQGNTVQAGGNARIDYLPWGLDNEHTEGVATDATLPEDMPRYQGCLLDSAVNGYFMGSDHRLYQPEFRRFISPAALRFPGVAGLNPYTFMMNDPVNQAFPNARGNLRGRMTQPSGKEAPPLTHPRLRYVVERHASSAYHVNRNRL; this is translated from the coding sequence ATGCTGCTTTACGACAGTTGCGGCAGGCTAGTTCAGGATCATCAGGGCCTTCGCTACTATTACGACCGCTTTGGCCATTTGATTTTAACCCTCACCCCGAATCACGACTATAAATTCTACCATTATGATCCCGCCGGCCGCCTTTTCGCCTGCGGCGATGAACGGGGTGAGACGGTTTATCTTTACAGCCAGAATCGCTTAACCCATGTCAAACGCTATACGCGCGACACGCCATTTCCGCCGCAGACGGTGCTTGATGCTATCAAAAAAGACAATGTGCCCAATGTGGCCGGCGCCATCAACGGGCTAACGGCGCATATCAACCTGGATAAGCGCAAGAAAGGATTGACGCACGCAACGCTATTTCACTACGGCAATACCCATGCGCTTATCACCCGCTGCGAGCGTCAACCGGGCTGGCCGTCAGTACTGTTGCTGGCCGCCGATCAGCAAGGAAATACCGTGCAGGCCGGCGGCAATGCGCGGATCGATTATCTTCCCTGGGGGCTGGACAATGAGCATACGGAGGGCGTCGCAACCGACGCTACCCTGCCTGAAGACATGCCCCGTTATCAGGGCTGCCTGCTCGATAGCGCCGTCAACGGCTACTTTATGGGCAGCGATCACCGGCTGTATCAGCCCGAGTTCCGGCGGTTCATTTCCCCCGCCGCTCTGCGTTTTCCCGGCGTGGCGGGACTGAACCCTTATACCTTCATGATGAACGATCCCGTTAACCAGGCGTTTCCCAACGCGCGGGGCAACCTCAGGGGACGGATGACGCAGCCGTCGGGCAAAGAAGCGCCTCCGCTGACGCACCCCCGCCTTCGATACGTTGTTGAGCGCCACGCCTCCTCTGCATATCATGTTAACCGCAACAGACTTTAG
- a CDS encoding RHS repeat protein translates to MIEMKYADGLRRFHYDNAGQVTAVQDHFLDDLAGPCLRYEYNSEGQVIRETVCGPEDEKEFWTEYDYSLAGRLLQSRDSLGQTHLYRYNRAGRLITLTGSEVELSLDYDAFGRLAQHTVTERATGKGVRRELRYGFFNRVTKIVITPCGPHKADAKTLQITLKYDELDNIIARTVTETSGGVGRTRQETFSYDRRGCLTNCHYHGNLPLLANDGQTDRQVLSQEFKYDDLANLTEVETVAVPLGDATASGAAKPPSPPAISIITAKLPPASPTCRITRSLR, encoded by the coding sequence TTGATTGAAATGAAGTATGCCGATGGCCTGCGGCGGTTTCACTATGATAATGCCGGTCAAGTGACGGCGGTACAGGATCATTTCCTCGACGATCTGGCCGGCCCTTGTTTACGCTACGAATATAATTCTGAAGGCCAAGTGATCCGCGAAACGGTTTGTGGGCCGGAGGACGAAAAGGAGTTTTGGACCGAGTATGACTACAGTCTGGCCGGTCGACTGCTGCAATCCCGCGATAGCCTTGGCCAGACGCATCTCTATCGTTATAACCGAGCGGGACGGCTGATAACATTGACCGGCAGCGAAGTCGAGCTATCGCTGGACTATGATGCCTTTGGGCGCCTGGCGCAACATACCGTCACCGAGCGCGCCACGGGCAAAGGCGTCAGGCGCGAACTGCGCTACGGTTTTTTTAATCGGGTGACCAAAATCGTTATCACGCCCTGCGGGCCGCATAAGGCCGACGCCAAAACGCTACAGATAACGCTCAAGTATGATGAATTGGATAACATCATCGCCAGAACGGTAACGGAAACATCGGGGGGCGTAGGCCGCACGCGTCAGGAAACATTTTCCTATGACCGACGCGGCTGTCTGACGAATTGCCATTATCACGGGAATTTGCCGCTGCTAGCTAACGATGGGCAAACGGATAGGCAAGTGCTCAGCCAGGAATTCAAGTACGACGATCTCGCCAATCTCACCGAGGTGGAAACCGTAGCCGTGCCACTCGGCGACGCGACCGCGAGCGGTGCGGCCAAGCCCCCCTCACCACCCGCTATTTCTATCATAACGGCGAAGCTCCCACCCGCCTCACCGACCTGTCGCATTACGCGAAGCCTGCGCTAA
- a CDS encoding N-acetylmuramoyl-L-alanine amidase — MKKIILLLGVLGLTGCAVHQYAEKPATTLIDHGDYAVDTSYPSQSQDDRVRFLIFHYTAVDDNESLRLLTHGSVSAHYLIPSHPTEIHGKPVVLQLVPENKRAWHAGVSGWAGRNNINDTSIGIEIVNDGFHESPTGKQWIPYHKEQTVLAARLARDIIARYQIKPQNVLTHSDIAPLRKIDPGPQFPWREMAQQGIGAWPDAATVDNYLQGKHRWSAGNVALIQQALAAYGYTIPQTGTLDKETLRVISAFQMHFRPSNFTGVADKETEAIAQALVEKYCNPA; from the coding sequence ATGAAAAAAATAATATTGCTCTTGGGCGTGCTAGGATTGACGGGATGCGCGGTGCATCAATACGCGGAAAAACCGGCGACCACCTTGATTGATCACGGCGATTATGCAGTGGATACGTCCTATCCCTCTCAATCACAGGATGATCGCGTCCGATTTCTCATATTCCATTATACCGCCGTCGATGATAATGAATCCCTGCGGCTGCTTACGCACGGCAGCGTGAGCGCCCATTATCTTATTCCCTCCCATCCTACCGAAATTCACGGTAAACCGGTGGTATTACAGTTGGTGCCGGAAAATAAACGGGCTTGGCACGCGGGCGTAAGCGGCTGGGCCGGGCGCAATAATATTAACGATACTTCCATTGGTATTGAGATCGTTAATGACGGGTTTCATGAGAGCCCTACCGGGAAGCAGTGGATCCCCTATCATAAAGAACAGACGGTGTTAGCGGCCCGCCTGGCACGGGATATTATCGCCCGTTATCAAATTAAGCCGCAGAACGTGTTGACGCATAGCGATATCGCGCCGTTGAGGAAAATCGATCCAGGTCCGCAGTTTCCGTGGCGGGAAATGGCGCAGCAGGGCATAGGGGCCTGGCCGGATGCGGCGACGGTGGACAACTATTTGCAGGGCAAACATCGCTGGTCCGCCGGCAATGTCGCGCTCATCCAACAGGCGCTGGCCGCCTACGGTTACACCATCCCGCAAACGGGCACGCTGGATAAAGAGACACTCCGCGTCATCAGCGCCTTCCAGATGCATTTCCGCCCCAGCAATTTCACGGGCGTAGCGGATAAGGAAACCGAAGCGATCGCCCAGGCGCTGGTGGAAAAATACTGCAATCCCGCCTGA
- the yedD gene encoding lipoprotein YedD: MLLLAAALSGCAGAPEYTKVVAAPAPPGYAGIWTSTTPQKALISPEAVASLIISRSGTTLDCRSWQRTIIRPGKLTARDARLYNINEKNELSALRLDRDVLHYGNLTLQRSASPTAQCQPFISGQGDNWVFSAAAPTAKVPGSGAHKKTGVVR; this comes from the coding sequence ATGTTACTACTGGCGGCGGCCCTGAGTGGATGCGCCGGCGCGCCGGAATATACCAAGGTCGTGGCGGCCCCGGCACCGCCGGGCTATGCCGGCATCTGGACCAGCACCACGCCGCAGAAGGCGCTTATTAGCCCCGAGGCGGTGGCTAGCTTGATAATCAGTCGGTCGGGGACCACGCTGGATTGCAGAAGTTGGCAGCGGACGATCATCAGGCCGGGTAAACTGACCGCGCGCGATGCCCGTCTGTATAACATCAACGAGAAAAACGAATTGAGCGCGCTGAGACTGGACCGTGATGTTTTACATTACGGCAATCTCACTTTGCAGCGCAGCGCGTCACCCACCGCACAATGCCAGCCGTTCATCTCCGGGCAAGGGGATAATTGGGTATTTAGCGCCGCGGCGCCGACGGCAAAAGTCCCCGGCAGCGGGGCGCATAAAAAGACCGGCGTGGTGAGATAA
- the istA gene encoding IS21-like element ISSoEn3 family transposase has translation MARKKKKARTEMCIYINVLRMKFEQRRSNRTIAAALGIGCTTVHDILGRFTVANLVWPLPAELSPVDLDRLLYPGKSGKVINTLPSWLDIDTELSRKGMTKQLLWMEYQSAVGGDALGYSQFCALFRDWKKKQRRSMRMEHKAGEKLFIDFCGPTVPIVNPATGSVRQVAIFVAAMGVSGYAYIEACEGQDMASWLNANSRCLHFMGGVPELMIPDNLRSAVSTPDRYEPVINQSYQALANHYETVVLPARPRKPKDKAKAESTVQLVERWVLARLRKRRFYSLAELNQVIRELNHELNLRLMRHYGGQSRLERFEQLDKPALGPLPPTQWEYSEYLVPRVGPDYHIDYGKNWYSVPHPLVGERVDVIATQRLVQIHHKGVCVATHPRSDNAYRHTTQAAHMPANHKGQSQWTPERLCSWALSVGVCTLKVVESIQKSKAHPEQAYRSVLGLLNLQRRYETTRLEKACALALEKGCINRSFIANVLKHGRESEVTQDEAGVSMLVHENLRGPDSYH, from the coding sequence ATGGCACGTAAAAAGAAGAAAGCGAGAACGGAAATGTGCATCTATATTAATGTGTTACGTATGAAATTCGAGCAGCGTCGCTCGAATCGCACTATCGCAGCAGCGCTCGGCATAGGCTGTACTACCGTGCACGATATCCTCGGCCGATTCACGGTAGCTAACCTGGTCTGGCCATTGCCGGCGGAACTGTCCCCCGTCGACCTCGACCGCCTGCTCTATCCCGGCAAATCCGGAAAAGTTATCAATACCTTACCCAGCTGGCTTGATATCGATACCGAGTTAAGCCGCAAGGGCATGACCAAGCAGCTGCTCTGGATGGAATATCAGTCCGCCGTGGGCGGTGATGCCCTAGGTTACTCACAGTTTTGTGCACTGTTCCGTGACTGGAAAAAGAAGCAGCGGCGTTCTATGCGCATGGAGCACAAGGCTGGCGAAAAGCTCTTCATCGACTTCTGTGGCCCCACCGTACCTATCGTCAACCCTGCGACCGGTAGCGTACGCCAGGTCGCTATCTTCGTCGCTGCCATGGGCGTGTCAGGCTATGCGTATATCGAAGCCTGCGAAGGCCAGGACATGGCATCGTGGCTCAACGCCAATAGCCGCTGCCTGCACTTCATGGGTGGGGTTCCGGAGCTGATGATACCTGATAATCTGCGCAGCGCTGTCAGCACCCCTGACCGCTATGAGCCGGTCATAAACCAGAGCTACCAGGCGCTGGCAAATCACTATGAGACAGTGGTGCTACCGGCGCGCCCGAGAAAACCGAAAGACAAGGCGAAGGCAGAATCAACTGTGCAGCTGGTAGAACGCTGGGTTTTGGCCCGGTTGCGTAAACGTAGGTTCTACTCGCTGGCCGAACTCAACCAGGTGATACGAGAACTCAATCATGAGTTGAATTTGCGCCTGATGCGTCATTACGGCGGACAAAGTCGCCTTGAACGCTTCGAGCAGCTGGACAAACCGGCTCTTGGGCCTCTACCGCCCACACAATGGGAATACAGTGAGTATCTCGTGCCCCGAGTGGGACCTGATTACCACATAGACTACGGCAAAAACTGGTACTCGGTGCCGCATCCGCTGGTTGGCGAGCGCGTTGACGTCATCGCCACCCAACGGCTGGTGCAAATCCACCATAAGGGCGTCTGCGTGGCTACGCACCCTCGCAGCGATAACGCCTATAGGCACACGACTCAGGCGGCGCACATGCCGGCTAACCATAAGGGGCAGAGTCAGTGGACGCCGGAAAGGCTGTGCAGTTGGGCGCTGTCGGTGGGTGTGTGCACACTGAAAGTGGTCGAGTCCATCCAAAAGAGCAAAGCCCATCCGGAGCAGGCTTACCGCTCCGTGCTGGGGCTACTCAATCTGCAACGGCGCTATGAGACGACGCGACTGGAGAAGGCCTGCGCGCTGGCGTTGGAGAAAGGGTGCATTAACCGCTCTTTCATAGCCAACGTATTGAAACACGGTCGTGAAAGTGAGGTCACCCAGGACGAAGCCGGCGTATCAATGCTGGTTCACGAAAACCTCCGAGGTCCGGACAGTTATCACTAA
- the istB gene encoding IS21-like element ISSoEn3 family helper ATPase IstB, translating to MDTLLMALRELKLSAMVQALETQRELPGSYGELGFEERLSLMVEAENLHRKNNHICRLRRQSQMRLQAKPEDIRYIPSRGMTPEQMRDLLGGQYLKYQKSILITGPTGTGKTWLSCALGEQACRQQYSVRYWRVGRFLAHLHQYQVDGTYLKQLKQLEKIELLILDDVGLESISPMQATMLLEVMEDRYDKSSSILISQLPVKKWYGLIENPTTADALLDRLVHPSYRLELKGESLRKEQGVASTGKID from the coding sequence ATGGATACACTGTTAATGGCTCTGCGAGAGCTGAAGTTGTCGGCAATGGTCCAGGCGTTGGAGACGCAACGCGAACTCCCGGGGAGTTATGGGGAGCTGGGGTTCGAGGAGCGGTTGTCGCTGATGGTAGAAGCGGAAAATTTGCATAGAAAAAACAACCACATATGCCGTCTGCGACGGCAATCGCAAATGCGCTTGCAGGCAAAACCGGAAGATATCCGCTATATCCCTAGCCGAGGAATGACACCGGAACAGATGCGAGATCTGCTAGGGGGACAATATCTGAAATATCAGAAAAGCATACTCATCACGGGGCCAACAGGTACGGGCAAAACCTGGCTCAGTTGTGCGCTTGGTGAGCAGGCATGCCGGCAGCAATATAGCGTGCGTTACTGGCGAGTGGGTCGGTTTCTGGCCCATCTTCACCAGTATCAGGTAGACGGGACCTATCTAAAACAGCTTAAGCAGTTAGAAAAAATAGAGTTACTGATCTTGGACGACGTGGGCCTAGAATCAATAAGTCCGATGCAGGCAACGATGCTGTTGGAGGTGATGGAAGATCGCTACGATAAAAGCAGCAGCATCCTGATCAGTCAACTGCCGGTGAAAAAATGGTATGGACTGATAGAAAACCCCACGACAGCTGACGCGTTACTCGATCGGTTAGTACACCCCAGCTATAGACTGGAACTTAAAGGCGAATCACTACGCAAAGAGCAAGGAGTAGCCAGCACAGGAAAAATAGACTAA
- the lpxP gene encoding kdo(2)-lipid IV(A) palmitoleoyltransferase, translating into MLQPQKFTLALLHPRYWLTWFGLGVLWLLVQLPYPLLRRLGGLLGRMSKPFLQRRVCIARRNLELCFPDMDSERLEDTVNNNFTSLGMGLMETGMAWFWSDARVKRWFDVSGLQHLQQASRHGSGVMVIGIHFMSLELGGRAMGLCQPMMAMYRPHNNKVMEFIQTWGRMRSNKAMLDRKDLRGMVHALKKGETVWFAPDQDYGPRGSIFAPFFAVPQAATTRGTYTLVRLAQPQLVPVVLIRKQDGCGYQLLIQPQLRDYPQDDEMAATCYINRIVEQEILRAPDQYLWLHRRFKTRPRGELSLYV; encoded by the coding sequence ATGCTGCAACCACAGAAGTTTACCCTTGCCCTGCTGCACCCGCGCTATTGGCTCACCTGGTTCGGTTTGGGCGTGCTCTGGCTGCTGGTGCAGTTGCCGTATCCGCTGCTGCGGCGGTTGGGCGGCCTCCTCGGCCGTATGTCCAAGCCGTTTTTGCAACGTCGGGTGTGCATTGCCCGGCGCAATCTTGAATTGTGCTTCCCCGATATGGACAGTGAGCGTCTGGAAGACACGGTCAACAATAACTTTACCTCCCTGGGCATGGGCCTGATGGAAACGGGGATGGCCTGGTTCTGGTCTGATGCGCGCGTCAAACGCTGGTTTGACGTTTCTGGCTTGCAGCACCTGCAACAGGCCAGCCGGCACGGCAGTGGCGTGATGGTCATCGGCATCCATTTCATGTCGCTGGAGCTCGGCGGGCGGGCGATGGGGCTGTGCCAGCCGATGATGGCCATGTACCGGCCCCATAACAATAAGGTGATGGAGTTCATTCAGACCTGGGGCCGTATGCGCTCCAATAAAGCCATGCTGGATAGAAAAGACCTGCGCGGTATGGTCCACGCCTTGAAGAAGGGCGAAACGGTGTGGTTTGCGCCGGACCAGGACTACGGTCCGCGGGGCAGTATTTTTGCGCCGTTCTTTGCTGTTCCCCAGGCGGCCACCACCCGCGGCACCTATACGCTGGTCCGGCTGGCGCAGCCGCAACTGGTCCCGGTGGTGCTTATCCGCAAGCAAGATGGGTGCGGCTACCAACTGTTGATTCAGCCGCAGCTAAGGGACTACCCGCAGGACGATGAAATGGCGGCCACCTGCTATATAAATCGGATTGTGGAGCAGGAGATACTGCGCGCGCCGGATCAATATCTTTGGCTGCATCGCCGTTTCAAAACCCGGCCGCGTGGCGAGCTGTCGCTGTATGTGTAA
- the cspE gene encoding transcription antiterminator/RNA stability regulator CspE encodes MSKIKGNVKWFNESKGFGFITPEDGSKDVFVHFSAIQSNGFKTLAEGQRVEFEITNGAKGPSAADVTAI; translated from the coding sequence ATGTCTAAGATTAAAGGTAACGTTAAGTGGTTTAATGAGTCCAAAGGATTCGGTTTCATTACGCCTGAAGATGGCAGCAAAGATGTGTTCGTACACTTCTCCGCCATCCAGAGCAACGGTTTCAAAACCCTGGCTGAAGGTCAGCGCGTAGAGTTTGAAATCACCAATGGCGCCAAAGGCCCTTCGGCTGCTGACGTTACTGCTATTTAA
- the crcB gene encoding fluoride efflux transporter CrcB, whose product MFALFSAVFIGGGIGSVLRWYVSVKLTHSGLPFPTGALLVNLVGAFIIGLALALFPRMPQLDPAWKLLLTTGFCGGLTTFSAEVVALLAGGQIFWAAGNILLNLLGSLLMTAVAMGVVNWPPPPLPI is encoded by the coding sequence ATGTTTGCCTTATTTTCGGCCGTCTTCATCGGCGGCGGTATCGGTAGTGTTCTGCGCTGGTATGTTAGCGTCAAATTAACCCACTCGGGTTTGCCCTTCCCCACCGGCGCACTGCTCGTCAATCTTGTCGGCGCGTTCATCATTGGTCTGGCGCTTGCGCTCTTCCCCCGGATGCCGCAGTTGGATCCGGCCTGGAAGTTGCTGCTGACCACCGGTTTCTGCGGGGGCTTAACCACCTTTTCCGCCGAAGTAGTGGCGCTGTTGGCCGGCGGGCAGATCTTTTGGGCCGCGGGGAATATCTTGCTCAACCTGCTCGGCTCGCTGCTGATGACGGCGGTGGCGATGGGCGTGGTAAACTGGCCGCCGCCACCGCTGCCGATTTAA
- the tatE gene encoding twin-arginine translocase subunit TatE, with the protein MEGLSITKLLVVGALIVLLFGTKKLRSLGGDLGAAIKGFKKSMNDDSAPAQQTQADDAARIADRKE; encoded by the coding sequence ATGGAAGGTTTAAGCATTACCAAATTGTTAGTCGTCGGCGCCCTGATCGTGTTGTTGTTCGGCACTAAAAAGCTGCGCTCGCTGGGCGGCGACCTGGGTGCGGCCATTAAAGGCTTCAAGAAGTCCATGAACGATGATTCGGCGCCGGCGCAGCAGACGCAGGCTGATGATGCAGCGCGTATCGCAGACCGCAAAGAATAA
- the lipA gene encoding lipoyl synthase translates to MSKPIQMERGVKYRDADKMALIPIKTVAVERQEILRKPSWMKIKLPADSSRIQGIKAAMRKNGLHSVCEEASCPNLAECFNHGTATFMILGAICTRRCPFCDVAHGRPVTPDANEPEKLAQTIADMGLRYVVVTSVDRDDLRDGGAQHFADCISAIRAKNPSIRIETLVPDFRGRMDRALDIINAAPPDVFNHNLENVPRLYRQVRPGADYHWSLKLLENFKAANPHLPTKSGLMVGLGETNAEIIEVMRDLRRHGVTMLTLGQYSQPSRHHLPVKRYVSPQEFDEIKQEALAMGFTHAACGPFVRSSYHADLQAKGIEVK, encoded by the coding sequence ATGAGTAAACCGATACAGATGGAACGCGGCGTTAAATACCGTGACGCTGACAAAATGGCGTTAATTCCCATCAAAACCGTCGCGGTGGAACGTCAGGAAATCTTGCGCAAGCCCTCCTGGATGAAAATTAAACTGCCCGCCGACTCGAGTCGCATTCAGGGCATCAAGGCCGCGATGCGTAAAAACGGCCTGCACTCGGTGTGCGAGGAAGCGTCCTGCCCGAACCTGGCGGAGTGTTTCAACCACGGCACCGCGACTTTTATGATCCTGGGAGCTATCTGTACCCGGCGTTGCCCATTCTGCGATGTTGCGCACGGCCGCCCCGTCACCCCGGATGCCAACGAGCCGGAAAAACTGGCGCAAACCATCGCCGATATGGGGCTGCGCTACGTGGTGGTAACTTCCGTCGATCGTGACGATCTGCGCGACGGCGGCGCCCAGCATTTTGCCGATTGTATTAGCGCCATCCGCGCCAAAAATCCCAGCATCCGCATCGAGACGCTGGTGCCCGACTTCCGCGGCCGTATGGATCGCGCGCTGGATATCATCAATGCCGCGCCGCCCGATGTTTTTAACCACAATCTGGAAAACGTGCCGCGTCTGTATCGCCAGGTGCGCCCCGGCGCCGACTATCACTGGTCGCTCAAGCTGCTGGAGAATTTCAAGGCCGCGAACCCGCATCTGCCGACCAAATCTGGCCTGATGGTCGGACTGGGTGAAACCAACGCTGAAATTATTGAGGTGATGCGCGATCTACGCCGTCACGGTGTCACGATGCTTACGCTCGGCCAATATTCGCAGCCCAGCCGCCATCATTTGCCGGTTAAACGCTATGTAAGCCCGCAGGAATTTGACGAGATAAAACAAGAAGCGCTGGCGATGGGCTTTACCCATGCCGCCTGCGGGCCCTTCGTGCGCTCGTCCTACCACGCGGATTTGCAGGCCAAAGGCATCGAAGTCAAATAA